One genomic window of Caldibacillus debilis DSM 16016 includes the following:
- a CDS encoding helix-hairpin-helix domain-containing protein, translating to MEKFREKRWLLWLPPAAVLLFFLFRPEADIPWAPEPEAKSAPDALEAADAPDERGAAPDEAGDAGKEEPEGWKVDVKGAVKKPGVYAASRSDRVLDLIERAGGFAEDADREKINLAQKVADEMVIYVPKIGEEMPDFSGGTAGTGANGGEGGGAEKVNINTADESLLQTLPGIGPAKAKAIIEYREENGPFRSAEDIKNVSGIGEKTFEKIAGHISVK from the coding sequence TTGGAAAAATTTCGCGAGAAACGATGGCTCCTGTGGCTTCCGCCGGCGGCCGTCCTTTTGTTCTTCCTTTTCCGTCCGGAAGCGGACATCCCATGGGCGCCGGAACCGGAGGCGAAAAGCGCCCCGGATGCCCTGGAGGCTGCCGATGCTCCGGATGAAAGGGGCGCTGCCCCGGATGAAGCGGGTGATGCCGGGAAGGAAGAGCCGGAAGGGTGGAAGGTCGATGTGAAAGGGGCGGTGAAAAAACCAGGGGTCTATGCGGCCTCCCGATCCGACCGGGTGTTGGATCTCATCGAGCGGGCCGGCGGATTCGCGGAAGACGCGGACCGGGAAAAGATCAATCTGGCGCAGAAAGTGGCCGACGAAATGGTCATTTATGTCCCGAAGATCGGGGAGGAAATGCCGGATTTTTCGGGAGGAACGGCCGGGACCGGGGCGAACGGCGGGGAGGGCGGCGGGGCCGAAAAAGTGAACATCAACACCGCCGACGAAAGCCTTTTGCAAACCTTGCCGGGCATCGGGCCCGCAAAGGCGAAGGCGATCATCGAATACCGGGAGGAGAACGGGCCCTTCCGCTCCGCGGAAGACATTAAAAACGTCTCCGGGATCGGGGAAAAGACCTTCGAAAAAATAGCCGGCCATATATCGGTAAAATAG
- the rsfS gene encoding ribosome silencing factor: MNPREKLALVYRALENKKAENIVVLNMQGISVVADFFVICHGNSDKQVQAIAQELKEKIGEYGLPAKTMEGYDEARWVLADLGDVVVHIFHREEREYYNLERLWGDAKREDLEDLKSEAAP, translated from the coding sequence ATGAATCCGCGTGAAAAGCTGGCTCTTGTTTACCGGGCGCTGGAAAACAAAAAAGCGGAAAACATTGTGGTTTTAAACATGCAGGGAATCTCCGTCGTCGCCGACTTTTTCGTCATCTGCCACGGCAATTCGGACAAGCAGGTTCAGGCCATCGCCCAAGAACTGAAGGAAAAGATCGGGGAATACGGCTTGCCGGCCAAGACGATGGAAGGATACGACGAAGCCAGATGGGTATTGGCCGATTTGGGGGATGTCGTCGTCCATATTTTCCACCGGGAAGAAAGGGAGTATTACAATTTGGAGCGGCTGTGGGGGGACGCGAAGCGGGAAGATCTGGAAGATCTGAAGAGTGAAGCGGCGCCGTGA
- the aroE gene encoding shikimate dehydrogenase: protein MAKLFGIIGDPVENSLSPAIHRLFFDQCGIDAEYRRFPAKKEELRERLRELRERDISGFNVTHPHKQAVIEFLDEIDLPAKEAGAVNTVVCKGGRWIGTNTDGTGFIASLKEHVADIGGISTLIIGAGGAARAIYRALLEEGAKRIDVANRHPDRAAWMVERLNGGRAESRVMTLEDCERRLSGYGLVVQTTPVGMAPLDGRAPVSLRHLSDKALVIDIIYHPKETVFLREARRKGAKTANGLPMLLHQAAFAFQKWFGHLPDIAPVREKIDQILEERSC, encoded by the coding sequence GTGGCAAAGCTTTTCGGAATTATCGGCGATCCCGTGGAAAATTCCCTTTCCCCCGCCATTCACCGCCTCTTTTTTGACCAATGCGGAATCGACGCCGAATATCGGCGGTTCCCGGCGAAAAAGGAAGAGCTCCGGGAGAGGTTGCGGGAATTGAGAGAAAGGGACATTTCCGGATTCAATGTCACCCATCCGCATAAACAGGCGGTGATCGAATTTTTGGATGAAATCGATTTGCCCGCAAAAGAGGCGGGCGCCGTCAATACCGTCGTTTGCAAAGGGGGGCGATGGATCGGAACGAACACGGACGGAACCGGCTTCATCGCTTCCTTGAAGGAACATGTCGCGGACATCGGGGGGATCAGCACGCTGATCATCGGTGCCGGAGGGGCGGCCAGGGCCATTTACCGCGCTTTGCTTGAAGAAGGGGCGAAAAGGATCGACGTGGCCAACCGCCATCCGGACCGTGCGGCATGGATGGTGGAGCGGTTGAACGGGGGGCGGGCCGAAAGCCGGGTGATGACGTTGGAAGACTGCGAACGGCGGCTTTCCGGTTACGGCCTCGTCGTGCAAACCACCCCGGTGGGGATGGCGCCCCTGGACGGCCGGGCGCCCGTTTCTTTGCGGCATCTATCCGACAAGGCCCTGGTCATCGATATCATCTATCATCCGAAAGAGACCGTCTTTTTGCGGGAGGCCCGGCGGAAGGGGGCGAAAACGGCAAACGGTTTGCCGATGCTCCTCCATCAGGCCGCTTTCGCCTTCCAAAAATGGTTCGGCCATCTTCCCGACATCGCCCCGGTCCGGGAAAAAATCGATCAAATATTGGAGGAAAGATCATGTTAA
- a CDS encoding ComE operon protein 2: MERISWDQYFMAQCYLLSLRSTCTRLMVGATIVRDKRIIAGGYNGSIAGGDHCIDKGCYIIDNHCVRTIHAEMNAILQCAKFGVPTEGAEIYVTHFPCLQCSKAIIQAGIRKVYYGEDYHNHPFAVELFQQANVHVEKVKLETDAIDIKLPWKR, translated from the coding sequence GTGGAACGGATTTCATGGGATCAATATTTTATGGCCCAATGCTATTTGCTTTCTTTGCGGAGCACCTGCACGAGGCTGATGGTGGGCGCGACGATCGTCCGGGACAAGCGGATCATCGCCGGCGGTTATAACGGATCGATCGCCGGGGGCGACCATTGCATCGACAAAGGCTGCTACATCATCGACAACCATTGCGTGCGGACGATCCACGCGGAAATGAATGCCATCCTGCAATGCGCCAAATTCGGGGTGCCGACGGAAGGCGCGGAAATCTACGTGACCCATTTCCCCTGCCTGCAATGCAGCAAGGCGATCATCCAGGCCGGCATCCGAAAGGTTTACTACGGGGAGGATTACCATAACCACCCCTTCGCCGTCGAATTGTTTCAACAGGCGAATGTCCATGTGGAAAAAGTGAAGTTGGAAACGGACGCCATCGATATTAAATTGCCCTGGAAAAGATGA
- a CDS encoding class I SAM-dependent DNA methyltransferase — MIYRHFAQVYDLVMDEAPYGDWIDFFLRKQKKYCPHGKKVLDLACGTGTVTMMLHERGFEVAGADLSEEMLAVAAEKSLEKGYRIPFFAQDMTAMEDIGRFDMVVIFCDSLNYLREKGDVAKAFANVRRLLNDGGLFLFDVHSLYKVNRWYPGKTFAYNGEEVSYIWNCFQGVEENSVEHELTFFVRDGEGELYRRFDEIHLQRTFPPSEYGRMLEEAGFVVLDMEGDFGGEVKEESERIFFTAKREG, encoded by the coding sequence GTGATTTACCGCCATTTCGCCCAAGTGTACGACCTGGTCATGGATGAGGCCCCCTACGGCGACTGGATCGATTTTTTTCTGCGAAAGCAAAAAAAATATTGCCCCCACGGGAAAAAGGTGCTTGATTTGGCCTGCGGAACGGGGACCGTAACGATGATGCTCCATGAACGGGGATTTGAGGTGGCCGGGGCGGATCTCTCGGAAGAGATGCTTGCGGTCGCGGCGGAAAAATCCCTGGAAAAAGGCTACCGCATCCCTTTTTTTGCGCAAGACATGACCGCGATGGAAGATATCGGCCGTTTCGATATGGTCGTGATTTTCTGCGATTCCTTGAATTATTTGCGGGAAAAGGGGGATGTGGCCAAAGCCTTCGCCAACGTCCGCCGGCTTTTGAACGACGGGGGCCTGTTCCTCTTTGATGTCCACTCCCTTTACAAAGTGAACCGCTGGTATCCCGGAAAAACCTTCGCCTATAACGGCGAAGAAGTTTCCTATATTTGGAATTGCTTTCAAGGGGTTGAAGAGAACAGCGTGGAACATGAACTGACCTTTTTTGTCCGGGACGGTGAGGGGGAACTTTACCGGAGATTCGACGAGATCCATCTGCAGCGCACCTTTCCCCCTTCCGAATATGGGCGCATGCTGGAGGAGGCGGGGTTTGTTGTATTGGATATGGAAGGGGATTTCGGCGGCGAAGTGAAAGAGGAAAGCGAGAGGATCTTTTTTACCGCCAAAAGGGAAGGCTGA
- a CDS encoding nicotinate-nucleotide adenylyltransferase, whose product MGKRIGILGGTFDPPHIGHLIIADEILQAFRLEEVRFMPNHLPPHKKKDTDSTDADRLHMLRLATQDHPFFKIETIELERKGISYTYDTMRLLKAREPDAEFFFIIGADMAEYLPKWHKIDELVKLVQFIVVNRPGHRMETDYPVKKVNIPDISISSSVIRAKIEKGESVRYLLPRPVWEYIKEKGLYGSR is encoded by the coding sequence ATGGGAAAAAGGATCGGCATTTTGGGCGGGACTTTCGATCCGCCCCACATCGGCCATTTGATCATCGCCGATGAAATTTTGCAGGCTTTCCGTTTGGAGGAAGTCCGCTTCATGCCCAATCATCTTCCGCCCCATAAAAAAAAGGACACGGACAGCACCGACGCGGACCGGTTGCACATGCTCCGGCTGGCGACGCAAGATCATCCCTTTTTTAAAATTGAAACGATTGAACTCGAACGGAAAGGCATATCCTACACCTATGACACGATGCGGCTCTTGAAAGCGAGGGAGCCGGACGCCGAATTTTTCTTTATCATCGGCGCGGATATGGCGGAATATTTGCCGAAATGGCATAAGATCGACGAACTCGTCAAGCTCGTCCAATTCATCGTCGTCAACCGTCCGGGACATCGCATGGAAACCGACTATCCGGTGAAGAAGGTGAATATCCCGGATATTTCTATTTCTTCATCGGTGATTCGCGCTAAAATAGAAAAAGGGGAATCGGTGCGGTATTTACTGCCCCGCCCCGTTTGGGAATATATTAAGGAGAAGGGATTGTATGGATCGAGATAA
- the comER gene encoding late competence protein ComER encodes MRIGVIGTGNMGTILAEALIEGKAAKQEQIHVSNRTRKKAERLRESYPLIRVEDRPADVIAKCDVIFIAIKPHDFPRFLKENRKYFTKDKCAVSITSPVTPEQLEKALPCSCIRAIPSITNRALSGCCLITAGTNCSKEWEEKIYELLSHIGIPVAIRQEWTRVASDIVSCGPAFFSYILQQFIEAAAEKTGIEREIASLLAAEMFVGMGNLLEKNYYSLASLQEKVTVKGGITGEGIKVLEEANLQELFGKVFTATADKFREDVKGIEKAFENP; translated from the coding sequence GTGCGGATCGGTGTCATTGGTACGGGAAACATGGGGACAATCCTTGCGGAAGCGTTGATTGAGGGGAAAGCGGCGAAACAGGAACAGATTCACGTTTCCAACCGGACCCGGAAAAAGGCGGAAAGGCTGCGGGAAAGCTACCCGCTCATCCGCGTCGAAGACCGACCGGCGGATGTGATCGCCAAATGCGATGTGATCTTCATCGCCATTAAGCCTCACGATTTTCCCCGGTTTTTGAAAGAAAACCGGAAATATTTTACGAAGGACAAATGCGCCGTGTCGATCACGAGCCCGGTCACGCCGGAACAGCTGGAGAAGGCGCTGCCCTGCTCCTGCATCCGGGCCATTCCCAGCATCACGAACCGGGCATTATCCGGCTGCTGCCTGATCACCGCGGGAACCAACTGTTCGAAGGAATGGGAAGAGAAAATCTACGAGCTCCTCTCCCATATCGGGATTCCGGTGGCCATCAGGCAGGAATGGACGCGGGTGGCATCCGATATCGTAAGCTGCGGGCCCGCCTTCTTCAGTTATATTTTGCAGCAATTTATCGAAGCGGCGGCCGAAAAGACCGGCATCGAAAGGGAAATCGCTTCGCTTCTTGCGGCGGAAATGTTCGTCGGGATGGGAAATCTGCTGGAGAAAAACTATTATTCCTTGGCATCGTTGCAGGAAAAAGTGACGGTAAAAGGAGGCATTACCGGCGAGGGAATCAAGGTGCTGGAGGAGGCCAATTTGCAGGAGCTGTTCGGAAAGGTGTTCACCGCAACCGCGGACAAATTCCGGGAAGATGTGAAGGGGATCGAAAAAGCCTTCGAAAATCCGTAA
- the yqeK gene encoding bis(5'-nucleosyl)-tetraphosphatase (symmetrical) YqeK codes for MDRDKALEMVRKQLPEKRYVHTLGVVETALRLSEKYGGDAKKIELAAIFHDYAKYLPDEEMREIIVKENLPRRLLRFHRELWHAPVGACLVKKEAGIEDEEILNGIRYHTTGRANMTLLEKIVFLADYIEPGRNFPGVDPVRKRAEESLDGAVLLALEQTISFLLSKHSKIYPDTIDAYNDLIDKCKGGVSGE; via the coding sequence ATGGATCGAGATAAGGCGCTGGAAATGGTCAGGAAACAATTGCCGGAAAAACGGTACGTCCATACGCTGGGGGTTGTCGAAACGGCGCTCCGCCTTTCGGAAAAATACGGCGGTGACGCAAAAAAAATCGAATTGGCGGCCATCTTCCACGACTACGCCAAATACCTGCCGGACGAGGAGATGCGGGAAATCATCGTAAAGGAAAACCTGCCCCGGCGGCTCCTCCGGTTCCACAGGGAGCTTTGGCACGCCCCGGTGGGCGCCTGCCTGGTGAAAAAGGAGGCCGGGATTGAAGACGAGGAGATTTTAAACGGCATCCGCTACCATACGACCGGCCGGGCCAATATGACCCTGCTGGAAAAAATCGTCTTTTTGGCCGATTACATCGAACCGGGGAGAAACTTTCCCGGAGTCGATCCGGTCCGCAAGCGGGCGGAAGAAAGTCTGGACGGGGCCGTTCTTCTGGCCCTGGAACAAACCATTTCCTTTTTGCTCTCCAAACATTCGAAGATTTATCCGGATACGATCGATGCCTACAACGATTTGATCGACAAATGCAAAGGAGGGGTTTCCGGCGAATGA
- the yhbY gene encoding ribosome assembly RNA-binding protein YhbY: MLTGKQKRFLRAKAHHLQPIFQVGKSGVNNNLVAQVMDALEARELIKIHVLNNCPQPADSVASELAEKTGAELVQTIGKTIVLYKESKENKQIELP; the protein is encoded by the coding sequence ATGTTAACGGGCAAACAGAAACGGTTTCTCCGGGCAAAAGCCCATCATCTGCAGCCCATCTTCCAGGTGGGAAAGAGCGGCGTCAACAACAATTTGGTCGCCCAGGTGATGGACGCCCTGGAAGCCAGGGAATTGATCAAAATCCACGTGCTGAACAACTGTCCCCAGCCGGCGGATTCCGTCGCTTCCGAATTGGCGGAAAAAACCGGCGCGGAACTGGTGCAGACGATCGGAAAGACCATCGTTTTATATAAAGAATCCAAGGAAAACAAACAGATCGAACTGCCATAA